The following are encoded together in the Deinococcus soli (ex Cha et al. 2016) genome:
- a CDS encoding ABC transporter ATP-binding protein, which yields MTRPDTDAYQKGFDAHLVRRILHYVRPYLPLVIGGVLLALLISLASPLFALIQRHAIDAYLSPLAQGQARSRDALISGLTTTALAYMGLKVVEFALQYGFILTIGYLGQNVLRDIRADVFGKLQRLHLAYFDQNPVGRLITRVTSDVDAINQFITGGLVSLIQSTFIIIVYVVIMLSVNWRLALISFTVLPVLFLATRFFQTRLRDSFRVTRTQQAIVNSKLNENITGMLTVQLFGRQKRSALDFNLSNRALLSANENSVKWFSLFMPVVAVLGQVAVALILYFAARQILGVDGVVAGAITVGTLFAFVQLSQQLFQPIQDLADVFNNLQAAMASSERIFGVLDTEEAIQDKPGAQTLPDFQGRVTFDGVWFAYDQSVTGTTPDTDDRWILRGIDLDIQPGESVALVGATGAGKTSVTALVSRFYDVQRGAVKVDGVNVRDLQQHDLRKHVGVVLQDVFLFAGTIESNLTLNNPEIPHERVVEACRYVGVHDYILSLEHGYQTEVRERGATLSTGQKQLLAFARALIQNPDILLVLDEATANVDTETELRIQAALERVMRGRTSIIIAHRLSTIEHCDRIVVMRKGRIVEQGSHRQLLDKGGYYARLHRLQYAQGDAAD from the coding sequence ATGACCCGCCCCGATACCGACGCCTACCAGAAGGGCTTCGACGCCCACCTCGTGCGGCGCATCCTGCACTACGTCCGCCCGTACCTGCCGCTCGTGATCGGCGGGGTGCTGCTGGCCCTGCTGATCTCGCTGGCGTCGCCGCTGTTCGCGCTGATCCAGCGGCACGCCATCGACGCGTACCTCTCCCCGCTGGCGCAGGGACAGGCCAGGAGCCGCGACGCCCTGATCAGCGGCCTGACCACCACCGCCCTGGCCTACATGGGCCTGAAGGTCGTGGAATTCGCGCTGCAGTACGGCTTCATCCTCACCATCGGCTACCTGGGCCAGAACGTCCTGCGCGACATCCGCGCCGACGTGTTCGGCAAGCTCCAGCGGCTGCACCTCGCGTACTTCGACCAGAACCCCGTCGGGCGCCTGATCACCCGCGTGACCAGCGACGTGGACGCCATCAACCAGTTCATCACCGGCGGCCTCGTCAGCCTGATCCAGAGCACCTTCATCATCATCGTGTACGTCGTGATCATGCTCAGCGTGAACTGGCGCCTGGCGCTGATCTCGTTCACGGTGCTGCCCGTCCTGTTCCTCGCCACCCGCTTCTTCCAGACCCGCCTGCGCGACTCGTTCCGCGTGACCCGCACCCAGCAGGCCATCGTGAACAGCAAACTGAACGAGAACATCACCGGCATGCTCACCGTACAGCTGTTCGGCCGGCAGAAACGCAGCGCGCTGGACTTCAACCTCAGCAACCGCGCCCTGCTGAGCGCCAACGAGAACAGCGTCAAGTGGTTCTCGCTGTTCATGCCCGTCGTGGCCGTGCTCGGCCAGGTCGCCGTGGCGCTGATCCTGTACTTCGCCGCCCGGCAGATCCTCGGCGTGGACGGCGTGGTCGCCGGGGCCATCACGGTCGGGACGCTGTTCGCGTTCGTGCAGCTCTCGCAGCAGCTGTTCCAGCCCATCCAGGACCTCGCGGACGTGTTCAACAACCTCCAGGCGGCCATGGCCAGCAGCGAACGCATCTTCGGCGTGCTCGACACCGAGGAAGCCATCCAGGACAAGCCCGGCGCGCAGACCCTGCCGGACTTCCAGGGGCGCGTCACCTTCGATGGGGTCTGGTTCGCGTACGACCAGAGCGTCACCGGGACCACCCCCGACACCGACGACCGCTGGATACTGCGCGGCATCGACCTCGACATCCAGCCCGGTGAGAGTGTCGCCCTGGTCGGCGCGACCGGCGCGGGCAAGACCAGCGTCACCGCCCTGGTCAGCCGCTTCTACGACGTGCAGCGCGGCGCGGTGAAGGTGGACGGCGTGAACGTCCGCGACCTGCAGCAGCACGACCTGCGCAAGCACGTGGGCGTCGTGTTGCAGGACGTGTTCCTGTTCGCGGGCACCATCGAGAGCAACCTCACGCTGAACAACCCCGAGATTCCCCACGAGCGCGTCGTGGAAGCCTGCCGCTACGTCGGCGTGCACGACTACATCCTCAGTCTCGAACACGGCTACCAGACCGAGGTGCGTGAACGCGGCGCGACCCTCTCCACCGGGCAGAAGCAGCTGCTGGCCTTCGCCCGCGCGCTGATCCAGAACCCGGACATCCTGCTCGTGCTCGACGAGGCCACCGCCAACGTGGACACCGAGACCGAACTGCGCATCCAGGCCGCGCTGGAACGCGTCATGCGCGGCCGCACCAGCATCATCATCGCCCACCGCCTCAGCACCATCGAACACTGCGACCGGATTGTCGTGATGCGCAAGGGCCGCATCGTCGAGCAGGGCAGCCACCGCCAGCTGCTCGACAAGGGCGGCTACTACGCCCGCCTGCACCGCCTCCAGTACGCGCAGGGCGACGCCGCCGACTGA
- a CDS encoding PHB depolymerase family esterase yields MNRAALMSLPLLLAACAQAPSSPLSSPHPSSPLRAQATGTTTTGSATGAGVTRAYTLYTPAAGAGAARPLVVMLHGCTQSPADFAAGTRMNDLADTQGFLVVYPEQPSSANQNRCWNWFDPAHQARGQGEPAAIRAVVDAVKGRVNVDAARVYVAGLSAGAAMSVIMGATYPDVFSGVGVASGLEFRAATSSSAAFTAMNSGGPNPDVQGTAAYNAMGTFKRTVRTIVFHGSSDYTVYPVNGDQVAAQWVQTNDLADDGQDNGSRSTAQVTTRSGTVSGGRAYSVKTFAGGVVEQWSVTGMGHAWSGGSTAGSYTDPKGPDASAELWRFFSAGTAGGGGTAPDTTAPVVSVSPTPGTYVGPLTVTLSLNEPGTVYATTDGSDPASSATRVTLAGGGSVTLAGSSTVRASAVDTAGNASATQAYAYTLTAAPDTAVSFSSVGTQDGYVAANTPSATTGGYVVASGGIGVGDNADAPWKGVLSFDTSSLPDGVTVTGATLTVRYSLAPNGTPWAGGATLGVDVRSGCLGATCALGTDDFAAAVTAAGVASFAAPTGTAAGTTLSAPLNAAGLAAINRAGSTQLRLAFTGGTARSNGLSDYLTLGEVTQVTLNVTYR; encoded by the coding sequence ATGAATCGCGCCGCCCTGATGTCTTTGCCGCTGCTGCTGGCTGCCTGTGCGCAGGCTCCGTCCTCTCCCCTGTCGTCCCCGCATCCGTCCTCTCCTCTGCGGGCGCAGGCGACCGGTACCACGACCACGGGCAGCGCCACCGGGGCGGGCGTGACCCGCGCCTACACGCTGTACACGCCCGCAGCCGGGGCGGGTGCGGCGCGGCCCCTGGTGGTCATGCTGCACGGCTGCACGCAGTCCCCGGCGGATTTCGCGGCGGGCACGCGCATGAACGACCTCGCGGACACGCAGGGCTTCCTGGTCGTGTACCCGGAGCAGCCGTCCAGCGCCAATCAGAACAGGTGCTGGAACTGGTTCGATCCGGCGCACCAGGCGCGCGGTCAGGGGGAACCGGCGGCGATCAGGGCGGTCGTGGACGCCGTGAAGGGCCGGGTGAACGTGGACGCCGCGCGGGTGTACGTGGCGGGCCTGTCGGCGGGCGCGGCCATGAGCGTGATCATGGGGGCCACGTACCCGGACGTGTTCAGCGGCGTCGGGGTCGCGTCGGGGCTGGAGTTCAGGGCGGCCACGAGTTCCTCGGCGGCGTTCACGGCGATGAACAGCGGCGGGCCGAACCCGGACGTGCAGGGCACGGCGGCGTACAACGCGATGGGGACGTTCAAGCGCACGGTGCGGACCATCGTGTTCCACGGCAGCAGCGACTACACGGTGTACCCGGTGAACGGGGATCAGGTGGCGGCGCAGTGGGTGCAGACGAACGATCTGGCGGACGACGGGCAGGACAACGGGAGCCGCAGTACGGCGCAGGTGACGACGCGTTCGGGCACGGTCAGCGGGGGCCGGGCGTACAGCGTGAAGACCTTCGCGGGCGGCGTGGTCGAGCAGTGGTCGGTGACGGGCATGGGGCACGCCTGGAGTGGCGGGAGCACCGCCGGATCGTACACGGACCCGAAAGGGCCGGACGCCAGCGCGGAGCTGTGGCGCTTCTTCAGCGCGGGGACAGCGGGTGGGGGTGGCACGGCGCCGGACACGACCGCGCCGGTCGTGAGCGTGTCGCCCACGCCGGGCACGTACGTCGGGCCGCTGACGGTCACGCTGTCCCTGAACGAGCCGGGCACGGTGTACGCCACCACGGACGGCAGCGACCCGGCCAGCAGTGCCACGCGGGTCACGCTGGCGGGCGGCGGGAGCGTCACGCTGGCGGGCAGCAGCACGGTGCGGGCGTCCGCGGTGGACACGGCGGGGAACGCGTCGGCCACGCAGGCGTACGCGTACACGCTGACGGCCGCGCCAGACACGGCGGTGTCGTTCAGCTCAGTGGGGACGCAGGATGGTTACGTGGCGGCGAACACGCCGTCCGCCACGACCGGTGGGTACGTGGTCGCGTCGGGCGGGATCGGCGTGGGGGACAACGCGGACGCCCCGTGGAAGGGTGTGCTGTCGTTCGACACGTCCAGCCTGCCGGACGGCGTGACCGTGACCGGCGCGACCCTGACAGTGCGCTACAGCCTCGCGCCGAACGGCACTCCCTGGGCGGGCGGCGCGACGCTGGGGGTCGACGTGCGGAGCGGCTGCCTGGGCGCCACCTGCGCGCTGGGCACGGACGACTTCGCGGCGGCCGTCACGGCGGCAGGTGTCGCCTCGTTCGCGGCGCCCACGGGCACGGCGGCGGGCACCACCCTCAGCGCCCCGCTGAACGCGGCGGGGCTCGCGGCGATCAACCGGGCGGGCAGCACGCAGCTGCGTCTGGCCTTCACAGGCGGCACGGCGCGCAGCAACGGCCTGAGCGACTACCTCACGCTGGGCGAGGTCACGCAGGTCACGCTGAACGTCACGTACCGGTGA
- the tsaB gene encoding tRNA (adenosine(37)-N6)-threonylcarbamoyltransferase complex dimerization subunit type 1 TsaB encodes MTEHAAPASLKPDVTLALDTATPWLTLALAWPGGSVQVSREVGRAHAELLPGAVQALFAEAGLPLRADAVVIGTGPGSYTGVRVGASYALGLGRVWSAPVLGVSTLEALVGGDGVQGVSLDARKGNVYAARYDVQGGVVRATLLPPTRLPLEEFQARMDGAPHRADATPDGLALLRAGLDHGARDWALAYL; translated from the coding sequence ATGACTGAGCACGCTGCCCCTGCCTCCCTGAAGCCGGACGTGACCCTGGCGCTGGACACGGCGACGCCGTGGCTGACGCTGGCGCTGGCGTGGCCAGGCGGGTCGGTGCAGGTGTCGCGTGAGGTGGGCCGGGCGCACGCCGAGCTGCTGCCGGGCGCGGTGCAGGCGCTGTTCGCCGAGGCGGGGTTACCGCTGCGGGCGGACGCCGTCGTGATCGGCACGGGGCCCGGGTCATACACGGGCGTGCGGGTGGGCGCGAGTTACGCGCTGGGGCTGGGGCGGGTGTGGAGCGCGCCAGTGCTGGGGGTCAGCACCCTGGAGGCGCTGGTGGGTGGGGACGGCGTGCAGGGCGTGTCCCTGGACGCCCGCAAGGGGAACGTGTATGCCGCGCGGTATGACGTGCAGGGCGGCGTGGTCCGCGCGACGCTGCTGCCCCCCACGCGCCTGCCGCTGGAGGAGTTCCAGGCGCGCATGGACGGCGCGCCGCACCGGGCGGACGCCACGCCGGACGGCTTGGCGCTGCTGCGCGCCGGTCTGGATCACGGCGCGCGGGACTGGGCGCTGGCGTACCTGTAA
- a CDS encoding citrate/2-methylcitrate synthase, with translation MTNTASIAKGLEGVLFTESKLTFINGTEGILTHLGIPIQEWAENSTFEELSLALLNGQLPTAAELAQFDADLKANRAIPEALTEIIKGMPRGVHPMQALRTAVSYLGLLDPQAEDTSAEARRAIATRMIAQFSTIIAAINRAQEGQDIIAPRMDLTHAGNYLYMLSGKEPTAEQARLFDIALVLHVDHGMNASTFTAIATGSTLSDMYSCITSAIGALKGPLHGGANEAVMDMLDEVGTPDQAEGYITKKLDNKEKIMGVGHRVYKYFDPRSRVLRDYAEVVASKEGKSNYYQILETIEKVVVDRIGSKGIYPNVDFYSGTVYSDLGIKKEYFTPIFALARISGWCASLIEYTGNNRLLRPDAVYTGATDAHYVQLQDRQ, from the coding sequence ATGACGAACACCGCCAGTATCGCCAAAGGACTCGAAGGCGTTCTCTTCACCGAGAGCAAACTCACGTTCATCAACGGCACCGAAGGCATCCTGACCCACCTGGGCATTCCGATCCAGGAATGGGCGGAGAACAGCACCTTCGAGGAACTGTCCCTGGCGCTCCTGAACGGCCAGCTGCCCACCGCCGCCGAGCTCGCGCAGTTCGACGCCGACCTGAAAGCCAACCGCGCGATCCCTGAGGCGCTGACCGAGATCATCAAGGGCATGCCGCGCGGCGTGCACCCCATGCAGGCGCTGCGCACCGCCGTGTCCTACCTGGGCCTGCTGGACCCGCAGGCCGAGGACACCAGCGCCGAGGCCCGGCGCGCCATCGCCACGCGCATGATCGCGCAGTTCTCCACGATCATCGCCGCGATCAACCGCGCGCAGGAGGGGCAGGACATCATCGCGCCCCGCATGGACCTGACGCACGCCGGGAACTACCTGTACATGCTCAGCGGGAAGGAACCCACCGCCGAGCAGGCCCGCCTGTTCGACATCGCCCTCGTGCTGCACGTGGACCACGGCATGAACGCCAGCACCTTCACCGCCATCGCCACCGGTAGCACCCTCTCGGACATGTACTCCTGCATCACGAGCGCCATCGGCGCCCTGAAGGGCCCCCTGCACGGCGGCGCGAACGAGGCCGTGATGGACATGCTCGACGAGGTCGGCACGCCTGACCAGGCCGAAGGTTACATCACGAAGAAGCTCGACAACAAAGAGAAGATCATGGGCGTCGGGCACCGCGTGTACAAGTACTTCGATCCCCGCAGCCGCGTCCTGCGCGACTACGCCGAAGTGGTCGCCAGCAAGGAAGGCAAGAGCAACTACTACCAGATCCTGGAAACCATCGAGAAGGTCGTCGTGGACCGCATCGGTTCCAAGGGCATCTACCCGAACGTGGACTTCTACAGCGGCACCGTGTACAGCGACCTGGGCATCAAGAAGGAATACTTCACGCCCATCTTCGCGCTGGCCCGCATCAGCGGCTGGTGCGCCAGCCTGATTGAGTACACCGGCAACAACCGCCTGCTGCGCCCCGACGCCGTGTACACCGGTGCAACCGACGCGCACTACGTGCAACTGCAAGACCGCCAGTAA
- a CDS encoding MBL fold metallo-hydrolase — protein MTDAPLPTHVLGDLHALQVPIPYPMKYVTVLLDRPAGGPVTMIDCALDTPEARAALEAGLAALGLHWPDVDRLIITHHHPDHYGLAGVVEERSGAQVQMLDVEIGRGERYWHLWEEWLPGHLKHMRDHGLPPESLEGMGADNRRGRERVHPASRVQPLREGQHVDLSGQPWEVLWLPGHADGHLGLWNEAEGTLIAGDAILPRISPNVGLYAYTRPDPLGDYLQTLGKLEALNPARAVVGHHGPVMTGVQARARELRAHHHERLDFMAAEAAREPRSAYELSLAMFPRDLNVSGRRFALAETLAHVEHLRLLGQLYRTWNEARGVWLYHA, from the coding sequence ATGACGGACGCGCCGCTGCCGACCCACGTCCTGGGTGACCTTCACGCCCTCCAGGTGCCCATTCCGTACCCCATGAAGTACGTGACGGTGCTGCTTGACCGCCCGGCGGGGGGCCCGGTCACGATGATCGACTGCGCGCTGGACACGCCCGAAGCCCGCGCGGCGCTGGAGGCCGGGCTGGCGGCGCTGGGCCTGCACTGGCCGGACGTGGACCGCCTGATCATCACGCATCACCACCCGGACCACTACGGGCTGGCGGGGGTCGTGGAGGAACGCAGCGGCGCGCAGGTGCAGATGCTGGACGTGGAGATCGGGCGCGGCGAACGCTACTGGCACCTGTGGGAGGAGTGGCTGCCCGGGCACCTGAAGCACATGCGGGATCACGGGCTGCCGCCCGAGTCGCTGGAGGGCATGGGCGCCGACAACCGCCGGGGCCGCGAGCGGGTGCATCCGGCGTCGCGCGTGCAGCCGCTGCGCGAGGGTCAGCACGTGGACCTCTCGGGGCAGCCGTGGGAGGTGCTGTGGCTGCCCGGTCACGCGGACGGGCACCTGGGCCTCTGGAATGAAGCCGAGGGGACCCTGATCGCCGGGGACGCGATCCTGCCGCGCATCAGCCCGAACGTGGGCCTGTACGCCTACACCCGCCCCGACCCGCTGGGCGACTACCTGCAGACGCTGGGGAAACTGGAGGCGCTGAATCCGGCGCGGGCGGTGGTGGGCCACCACGGGCCGGTCATGACCGGCGTGCAGGCCCGCGCGCGCGAACTGCGCGCCCATCACCACGAACGGCTGGACTTCATGGCGGCCGAGGCCGCCCGCGAACCCCGCAGCGCGTACGAGCTGTCCCTGGCGATGTTCCCGCGTGACCTGAACGTCTCTGGTCGCCGCTTTGCACTCGCCGAGACCCTGGCGCACGTGGAGCACCTGCGCCTGCTGGGGCAGCTGTACCGCACCTGGAACGAGGCGCGCGGCGTGTGGCTGTACCACGCGTAA
- a CDS encoding PEGA domain-containing protein, which yields MKRGVVGAAGLALAGLLSGCVPAPLRAQPGAQLRLTVTPGTRAAQPVTGEEALYRAPGPGSLRVVTDRAAFVTSVVLPAQGGALVLPTVQTRPGEVVSAPLPATQGFTQVFTVASVQPMPLDGAAGARSVSDVSRAVEGAARALPAGSYTVGTTVYRVVRFGTLDVTSNFGDALVRVNGVRVGTTPLSVPDLPEGQVSVEVSRAGYKTVTQRVNIAGDSVNRVDVTLRPVTGTLSVRSDVLADLFIERRLSGTAQPGVGLDLALRPGVVALNVVPRDRRLAAQNLLVRITADRVSPVICAVQGGTYTCTLP from the coding sequence ATGAAACGTGGTGTGGTGGGGGCAGCGGGCCTGGCGCTGGCGGGTCTGCTCAGTGGGTGTGTTCCGGCGCCGCTGCGGGCGCAGCCGGGCGCGCAGCTGCGCCTGACGGTGACGCCGGGTACGCGGGCCGCGCAGCCCGTGACGGGCGAGGAGGCGCTGTACCGCGCGCCGGGGCCGGGCAGTCTGCGGGTGGTGACGGACCGGGCGGCGTTCGTGACGTCGGTGGTGCTGCCCGCGCAGGGTGGGGCGCTGGTGCTGCCGACCGTGCAGACCCGTCCGGGCGAGGTGGTCTCGGCGCCGCTGCCCGCCACGCAGGGCTTCACGCAGGTGTTCACGGTGGCCAGCGTGCAGCCGATGCCACTGGACGGCGCGGCGGGTGCGCGCAGCGTCTCGGACGTCTCGCGGGCCGTCGAGGGCGCCGCGCGGGCCCTGCCGGCCGGGTCGTACACGGTGGGCACGACGGTGTACCGCGTGGTGCGCTTCGGGACGCTGGACGTCACGTCGAACTTCGGGGACGCGCTCGTGCGGGTGAACGGCGTGCGGGTGGGCACGACGCCGCTGAGCGTCCCGGACCTCCCGGAGGGGCAGGTGTCGGTGGAGGTGTCGCGGGCCGGGTACAAGACCGTCACGCAGCGCGTGAACATCGCGGGGGACAGCGTGAACCGTGTGGACGTCACGCTGCGCCCGGTCACCGGGACGCTGTCGGTGCGCAGCGACGTGCTGGCCGACCTGTTCATTGAGCGGCGGCTCTCGGGGACGGCGCAGCCCGGCGTAGGGCTGGATCTGGCGCTGCGGCCCGGGGTGGTGGCGCTGAACGTGGTGCCCCGCGACCGGCGCCTGGCGGCGCAGAACCTGCTGGTGCGGATCACGGCGGACCGGGTCAGCCCGGTGATCTGCGCGGTTCAGGGCGGCACGTATACCTGCACACTGCCCTGA
- a CDS encoding peroxiredoxin translates to MSVTPGQAAPDFTRRSDDGRTVSLGALRGRWVVLYFYPRASSAGCSIEAQRFEAALPEFERLGAQVVGVSTDTEARQAAFRDSCRLSYPLIPDGDRSLCRAYGVMGTLGGLLNMASRVTVLIDPDGLVAWVHRSGNPLTHVSGALAELERRTQGAPTAHAGV, encoded by the coding sequence ATGAGTGTCACGCCCGGACAGGCCGCCCCCGACTTCACGCGCCGCAGCGATGACGGCCGCACCGTCAGTCTCGGCGCGCTGCGGGGCCGCTGGGTGGTCCTGTACTTCTACCCGCGTGCGAGCAGCGCCGGGTGCAGCATCGAGGCGCAGCGGTTCGAGGCGGCCCTGCCGGAATTCGAGCGTCTGGGCGCGCAGGTGGTCGGCGTGAGCACCGACACCGAGGCGCGGCAGGCGGCGTTCCGGGATTCGTGCCGCCTGAGCTACCCGCTCATCCCGGACGGGGACCGCAGCCTGTGCCGCGCGTACGGCGTGATGGGCACGCTGGGCGGCCTGTTGAACATGGCGTCGCGCGTGACGGTCCTGATCGACCCGGACGGCCTGGTGGCGTGGGTGCACCGCAGTGGGAATCCCCTGACGCACGTCAGCGGCGCGCTGGCGGAACTGGAGCGGCGCACGCAGGGCGCCCCCACCGCGCACGCCGGAGTGTAA
- the tilS gene encoding tRNA lysidine(34) synthetase TilS, translating to MPDPTESLLRPLREYAEAVVVVGVSGGADSVALLLALRQAGARPVAAHLDHALRPDSAQDAAWVQALAARLEVPYAGARVDVGAVAARRGWNTEDAARRLRYDFLARAAKAHGAPVILTAHTRRDQAETVLTALLRGEAILHGIPAVRGRVRRPWLDVPRADLEVFLRVQGQDWREDPTNDDPAYTRAWLRRDVMPVLTARYPALETTLARVARHQAQDDDALSAQAERITPHAPLRAVPPAVLRRWLRARLRDAGLDAHATHLDTLADALTSGGTTHLDLPGAHPVTVTGGRVHLTPQTYPAPDFPLPDGWTRRTRQPGDRIHLPGGTRKLSDVLTDRHVPRADRDRVPLLVSDAGVQWIGLQPPIWASGAREHAAQPPEPLHAAMGEALAQARLAADAQEVPVGAVVLGPDGTVVGRGRNTSREHGDMTRHAELTALREATRTLGTPYLTGCTLVVTLEPCPMCLGAALEARIGHIVYGAANPKAGALGGVTDLLAAHWGHAPRVTPGIRAREAVRLLKQVFSQLRASRP from the coding sequence GTGCCCGATCCCACCGAGTCCCTCCTGCGGCCCCTGCGCGAGTACGCGGAGGCAGTGGTGGTCGTGGGCGTGTCCGGCGGGGCGGACAGCGTGGCGTTGCTGCTGGCCCTGCGGCAGGCGGGCGCGCGGCCGGTGGCGGCGCACCTGGATCACGCCCTGCGGCCCGACTCCGCGCAGGACGCCGCGTGGGTGCAGGCGCTCGCCGCGCGGCTGGAGGTGCCCTACGCAGGCGCGCGGGTGGACGTGGGCGCGGTCGCCGCCCGGCGCGGCTGGAACACCGAGGACGCCGCCCGCCGCCTGCGCTACGACTTCCTGGCGCGCGCGGCGAAGGCGCACGGCGCGCCGGTCATCCTGACCGCCCACACCCGCCGCGATCAGGCCGAGACGGTCCTGACTGCCCTGCTGCGCGGCGAGGCGATCCTGCACGGCATTCCCGCCGTGCGCGGGCGGGTGCGGCGGCCCTGGCTGGATGTGCCCCGCGCCGACCTGGAAGTCTTCCTGCGCGTGCAGGGGCAGGACTGGCGCGAGGACCCCACCAACGACGACCCCGCGTACACCCGCGCGTGGCTGCGCCGCGACGTGATGCCCGTCCTGACCGCCCGCTACCCCGCGCTGGAGACCACCCTGGCCCGCGTGGCGCGGCATCAGGCGCAGGACGACGACGCCCTGAGCGCCCAGGCCGAGCGGATCACCCCGCACGCCCCGCTGCGCGCCGTGCCGCCCGCCGTGCTGCGCCGCTGGCTGCGCGCCCGCCTGAGGGACGCGGGTCTGGACGCGCACGCCACGCACCTGGACACCCTGGCGGACGCCCTGACGTCGGGCGGCACCACGCACCTCGACCTGCCCGGCGCGCACCCCGTCACCGTCACCGGCGGGAGGGTGCACCTGACCCCGCAGACGTACCCGGCCCCCGACTTCCCCCTCCCGGACGGCTGGACGCGCCGCACCCGGCAGCCCGGCGACCGCATCCACCTCCCGGGCGGCACCCGCAAGCTCAGCGACGTGCTGACCGACCGGCACGTGCCCCGCGCCGACCGGGACCGCGTGCCGCTGCTCGTCAGTGATGCGGGGGTGCAGTGGATCGGCCTCCAGCCTCCCATCTGGGCCAGTGGGGCACGCGAGCACGCCGCCCAGCCCCCCGAGCCCCTGCACGCCGCGATGGGCGAGGCGCTGGCGCAGGCCCGGCTGGCCGCCGACGCGCAGGAAGTCCCGGTCGGCGCGGTCGTCCTGGGCCCGGACGGCACCGTGGTTGGGCGGGGGCGCAACACCAGCCGCGAACACGGCGACATGACCCGTCACGCTGAACTGACCGCCCTGCGCGAGGCCACCCGCACCCTCGGCACCCCGTACCTGACCGGCTGCACGCTGGTCGTCACGCTCGAACCGTGCCCCATGTGCCTCGGCGCGGCTCTCGAAGCGCGAATCGGACACATCGTCTACGGCGCCGCCAACCCCAAGGCAGGTGCGCTGGGCGGCGTCACCGACCTCCTCGCCGCGCACTGGGGCCACGCACCCCGGGTCACGCCCGGCATCCGCGCCCGCGAGGCCGTCCGCCTCCTGAAACAGGTATTCAGCCAGCTGCGAGCCTCACGCCCCTGA
- a CDS encoding glycine-rich domain-containing protein: MSHERMSGQLNVTPNLPVLPTLPPLWDELRAYVLPEGLLARVAREQRWTPAYAQRAALEYRRFLLLSTLGAPVTPSAVVDEVWHLHLLFTRDYWERLTPLLPAPLHHEPGSGQPGDPARFRAQYEATLDAYARTFGERPPADIWPDPRRSRPRREHVQGSARRSGLWLALGVAVVTGLTFAWSHVALLLALGAGLIALLIVNLTPSELSPTALRRRSDGDTGVTWMGGSSGGDCAPGSDSSCSDGGSSCGSSCGGGCSS; the protein is encoded by the coding sequence ATGAGCCACGAACGAATGAGCGGTCAGCTGAATGTCACCCCGAACCTCCCGGTCCTGCCGACGCTGCCCCCGCTGTGGGATGAGTTGCGCGCGTACGTCCTGCCCGAGGGCCTGCTGGCCCGCGTGGCCCGAGAGCAGCGCTGGACCCCCGCGTATGCGCAGCGCGCCGCGCTGGAGTACCGCCGGTTCCTGCTGCTGTCCACGCTGGGCGCGCCGGTCACGCCGTCTGCGGTCGTGGACGAGGTCTGGCACCTGCACCTGCTGTTCACCCGCGACTACTGGGAGCGCCTGACGCCGCTGCTGCCCGCGCCGCTGCACCACGAACCCGGCAGCGGCCAGCCGGGCGACCCGGCCCGCTTCCGCGCGCAGTACGAGGCGACGCTGGACGCCTACGCCCGCACCTTCGGGGAGCGTCCCCCGGCGGACATCTGGCCGGACCCTCGCCGCTCGCGTCCCCGGCGGGAGCACGTGCAGGGCAGCGCGCGCCGCTCGGGCCTGTGGCTGGCGCTGGGCGTGGCGGTCGTCACGGGCCTGACCTTCGCCTGGAGTCACGTGGCGCTGCTGCTGGCCCTGGGCGCGGGCCTGATCGCGCTGCTGATTGTGAACCTCACCCCGTCCGAGCTCTCCCCCACTGCCCTGCGTCGCCGCTCGGACGGGGACACGGGCGTGACCTGGATGGGCGGCAGTTCCGGCGGCGACTGTGCGCCCGGCAGCGACAGCAGCTGCTCGGACGGCGGCAGCAGTTGCGGGTCCAGCTGCGGCGGCGGGTGCAGCAGCTGA